The Klebsiella sp. RHBSTW-00484 genome includes a window with the following:
- the mpl gene encoding UDP-N-acetylmuramate:L-alanyl-gamma-D-glutamyl-meso-diaminopimelate ligase, with protein sequence MRIHILGICGTFMGGLAMLARSLGHEVTGSDANVYPPMSTLLENQGIELIQGYDASQLDPQPDLVIIGNAMTRGNPCVEAVLENNIPYMSGPQWLHDFVLRDRWVLAVAGTHGKTTTAGMATWILEVCGYKPGFVIGGVPGNFDVSARLGDSPFFVIEADEYDCAFFDKRSKFVHYCPRTLILNNLEFDHADIFDDLKAIQKQFHHLVRIVPGKGKIILPENDINLKQTMAMGCWSEQELVGEQGHWQAKKLTTDASSWEVWLDGEKVGEVKWALVGEHNMHNGLMAIAAARHVGVLPADAANALGSFINARRRLELRGEANGVTVYDDFAHHPTAILATLQALRGKVGGTARILAVLEPRSNTMKMGLSKDDLAPSLGRADEVFLLQPQHIPWLVAEVADACIQPAHWSADVDTLVDMIVKTAHPGDHILVMSNGGFGGIHQKLLDKLAQKAAATE encoded by the coding sequence ATGCGCATTCATATTTTAGGAATCTGTGGCACGTTTATGGGGGGGCTGGCGATGCTGGCGCGTTCCCTCGGTCATGAGGTAACGGGGTCGGATGCGAATGTTTATCCGCCAATGAGTACTCTGCTGGAAAACCAGGGGATTGAGTTAATTCAAGGATATGATGCCAGCCAGCTGGATCCTCAGCCGGATCTGGTGATCATCGGTAACGCGATGACGCGCGGAAATCCATGCGTGGAAGCGGTGCTGGAAAACAACATTCCGTACATGTCCGGGCCGCAGTGGCTGCACGATTTCGTGCTGCGCGATCGCTGGGTGCTGGCGGTAGCCGGGACGCACGGAAAAACCACCACTGCCGGAATGGCGACCTGGATCCTCGAAGTCTGCGGCTATAAGCCGGGATTTGTCATCGGCGGCGTACCGGGTAACTTTGATGTTTCCGCGCGACTTGGCGACAGCCCATTCTTCGTGATTGAAGCCGATGAATACGACTGCGCTTTCTTTGATAAACGCTCCAAGTTTGTTCATTACTGCCCGCGCACGCTGATTCTCAACAACCTTGAGTTTGATCATGCGGATATTTTTGACGACCTGAAAGCGATTCAGAAACAGTTCCATCACCTGGTGCGCATCGTGCCGGGCAAAGGCAAAATTATCCTGCCGGAAAACGACATCAATCTGAAACAGACGATGGCGATGGGCTGCTGGAGCGAGCAGGAGCTGGTTGGCGAGCAGGGCCACTGGCAGGCGAAAAAACTCACCACCGATGCTTCCTCATGGGAAGTGTGGTTGGACGGCGAGAAAGTGGGGGAAGTGAAGTGGGCGCTGGTCGGAGAGCATAATATGCATAACGGCCTGATGGCGATTGCCGCCGCCCGTCATGTGGGCGTGCTGCCTGCTGACGCGGCCAATGCGTTGGGCAGCTTTATCAATGCCCGTCGTCGCCTGGAGCTGCGCGGCGAAGCCAACGGCGTTACCGTATATGACGACTTTGCCCACCATCCGACGGCGATTCTGGCGACCCTGCAGGCATTACGCGGTAAGGTCGGCGGCACTGCGCGTATTCTTGCCGTGCTTGAGCCGCGTTCCAACACGATGAAGATGGGGCTTAGCAAAGACGATCTGGCACCGTCTCTCGGGCGTGCAGATGAAGTCTTCCTGCTGCAGCCGCAGCATATTCCGTGGCTGGTGGCTGAAGTTGCCGATGCCTGCATACAGCCTGCCCACTGGAGCGCTGATGTTGATACGCTGGTGGATATGATTGTCAAAACGGCGCATCCGGGTGATCACATCCTGGTGATGAGTAACGGCGGTTTTGGCGGTATCCATCAGAAGCTGCTGGATAAACTGGCTCAAAAAGCCGCCGCGACCGAGTAA
- a CDS encoding GNAT family N-acetyltransferase, producing MLISERVTSPNSAHFPALDALYCRAFPWHEQREADAKLQALHNQNYVLEAWFDDALFIGLSGCWRFADYSYIEHLAIDDTLRSRGYGKQLLAEILKREPLTILEIDPLTSEIAHKRLRFYETMGFYANTWSHSHPTYHQGIADHELIVLSYPQPIDEVQYQRFAQDLRQVVMDQVGAVTVL from the coding sequence ATGTTGATCTCTGAAAGAGTGACCTCCCCCAATTCCGCTCATTTTCCCGCGCTCGATGCGTTGTACTGTCGGGCGTTTCCGTGGCATGAACAACGTGAAGCCGATGCTAAACTGCAGGCGCTTCACAATCAGAATTATGTGCTGGAAGCCTGGTTTGACGACGCGTTGTTTATCGGGCTGAGCGGTTGCTGGCGTTTTGCCGATTACAGCTATATTGAGCATCTGGCTATTGACGATACGCTGCGCTCGCGCGGCTACGGCAAGCAGCTATTGGCTGAAATCCTCAAACGTGAACCGCTAACTATTCTGGAAATTGATCCGCTGACCAGCGAGATAGCCCATAAGCGCCTGCGCTTCTATGAAACGATGGGCTTTTACGCGAATACCTGGTCACATAGCCACCCGACCTATCATCAAGGGATAGCCGATCATGAGTTGATTGTGTTGAGTTATCCGCAGCCGATTGATGAGGTGCAGTATCAGCGCTTTGCGCAGGATTTGCGTCAGGTGGTCATGGATCAGGTTGGTGCAGTCACGGTTCTGTAG
- a CDS encoding CoA-acylating methylmalonate-semialdehyde dehydrogenase has protein sequence MTTVPRLKYFVDGQWRVSQTERYMDVYNPSTGEVMAQAPCCTEQEVLDAVAAARKAFPAWSDTPAIKRSQIMFRVRELLMQHQERLTELVAKENGKAWGDAQGDVLKAKEGTELACSIPTLLAGENLMDASAGIDTNLYREPIGVFAGIVPFNFPAMIPMGWMAPLCVASGNTMVIKAASMTPMTCMEITKLYQEAGVPDGVINVVTCSRNEADILLTHPDVNGVSFVGSTSVGLHVYSKAAAHGKRVQALCEAKNHALVLADAPINRTAAGIINAAFGCAGERCMALPVVVVQEEIADKLIAAVVEKAKQLKIGPGYLHDTDMGPVISKDHKQSVINWINKGIEEGAKLVLDGRNTTVPGLEKGFYVGPTVLDHVTEEMSVGTQEIFGPVLCFKRVKTFEEGLQLMNNNPFANGSVIFTQSGYYAREFQKRTHGGMVGINVGIPVPVGVFPFSGHKQSFFGDLHCLGKDGVRFYTESKCVTSRWFDEEEAKREKVDSWDGTI, from the coding sequence ATGACTACTGTACCAAGATTGAAATATTTCGTTGATGGTCAATGGCGCGTTTCGCAGACCGAACGCTATATGGACGTCTATAACCCAAGCACCGGCGAAGTCATGGCTCAAGCCCCCTGCTGCACCGAGCAAGAAGTGCTGGATGCCGTTGCTGCGGCCCGCAAAGCCTTCCCGGCGTGGTCAGATACTCCGGCGATTAAACGCTCGCAAATTATGTTCCGCGTTCGCGAATTATTAATGCAGCATCAAGAACGCTTAACCGAGCTGGTGGCAAAAGAAAACGGTAAAGCCTGGGGCGATGCCCAGGGCGACGTCTTAAAAGCGAAAGAAGGCACCGAGCTGGCTTGTTCTATCCCCACGCTGCTGGCGGGTGAAAACCTGATGGATGCTTCCGCCGGTATTGACACCAACCTGTACCGCGAACCGATTGGCGTGTTCGCTGGTATTGTGCCGTTTAACTTCCCGGCGATGATCCCGATGGGATGGATGGCGCCATTATGCGTCGCTTCCGGTAACACCATGGTCATTAAAGCCGCCAGCATGACGCCGATGACCTGTATGGAAATCACCAAACTCTATCAGGAAGCGGGCGTGCCGGATGGGGTTATCAACGTCGTGACCTGTTCACGTAATGAAGCCGATATTCTGCTGACCCATCCAGACGTTAACGGCGTCTCCTTCGTCGGATCCACCTCCGTGGGCCTACACGTTTACTCCAAAGCCGCCGCCCATGGCAAACGCGTCCAGGCGCTATGCGAAGCAAAAAACCACGCGCTGGTGCTGGCTGACGCGCCGATTAACCGCACCGCCGCAGGGATTATCAACGCCGCTTTCGGCTGCGCGGGCGAGCGCTGCATGGCGCTGCCGGTCGTCGTGGTGCAGGAAGAGATTGCCGATAAGCTGATTGCCGCCGTCGTCGAAAAAGCCAAACAGCTGAAAATCGGCCCCGGGTATCTGCACGATACCGATATGGGTCCGGTGATTTCCAAAGATCACAAACAGTCGGTTATCAATTGGATTAATAAAGGCATCGAAGAAGGCGCGAAGCTGGTGCTTGATGGTCGCAATACCACGGTACCGGGCCTGGAAAAGGGCTTTTACGTTGGTCCAACCGTGCTGGATCATGTGACCGAAGAGATGAGCGTCGGGACCCAGGAAATCTTCGGGCCAGTGCTGTGCTTTAAACGGGTGAAAACCTTCGAAGAAGGTCTGCAGTTAATGAACAATAACCCGTTCGCCAACGGTTCGGTTATTTTCACCCAAAGCGGCTACTACGCACGTGAATTCCAGAAACGCACCCACGGCGGCATGGTGGGAATTAACGTTGGTATCCCAGTACCGGTTGGCGTGTTCCCGTTCTCAGGCCATAAACAGTCGTTCTTCGGCGACCTGCACTGCCTGGGCAAAGACGGCGTGCGTTTCTATACCGAATCAAAATGCGTGACCTCGCGCTGGTTTGATGAAGAAGAAGCAAAACGCGAAAAAGTCGACTCCTGGGACGGTACGATTTAA
- a CDS encoding aldose 1-epimerase family protein, which translates to MKKTLALTAIAMLISAPAMAKTWVLTSAESGMDKGNWQITSDQLKIKDHHFSIEQKVLHGGKQEGSKILVIHSKDGLTITLSPTRGMNLLKIEGFGSRMGWDSPVKEVVNPAFINLESRNGLGWLEGFNEMMVRCGYEWTGHPVTADGQIYTLHGKVGNTPASQVEVEVADTAPYEIRIRGLVKESTFKKADLQTMTELRYVPGSNSFSLHDVLTNHADYPHDYQIIYHSNFGKPILEEGARFLAPIASISPFNDYAKAGLKTWQTYAGPTKDFDEMVFNMQPLADENHQTLAAVVNKAGDKGASIQFDTRQLPVLTLWKNTDTEKQGYVTGIEPGTSYAYPVTIEREQKRVKQLQPGASTQFDLTYTLLHSSEQVADVEKRIAAIQGDTKVAENETPIAKE; encoded by the coding sequence ATGAAAAAGACATTAGCTTTGACAGCAATTGCGATGCTTATCTCTGCGCCAGCCATGGCTAAAACGTGGGTGCTGACAAGCGCTGAAAGCGGCATGGATAAAGGAAACTGGCAGATAACCAGCGACCAGCTGAAGATTAAAGATCATCATTTCAGCATCGAGCAAAAAGTCCTTCACGGCGGTAAACAAGAAGGCAGCAAAATCCTGGTAATCCACAGCAAAGACGGCCTGACTATCACTCTAAGCCCAACTCGCGGCATGAACTTGCTGAAAATCGAAGGATTCGGTTCACGAATGGGTTGGGATTCGCCAGTGAAAGAGGTGGTCAACCCGGCCTTTATTAACCTCGAAAGCCGCAACGGTCTGGGATGGCTGGAAGGTTTCAATGAGATGATGGTGCGCTGCGGCTACGAATGGACCGGTCACCCGGTGACTGCTGATGGGCAGATTTATACCCTGCATGGCAAAGTCGGTAATACGCCCGCCTCACAGGTGGAAGTTGAAGTGGCAGATACCGCGCCGTATGAAATCCGCATTCGCGGACTGGTGAAAGAGAGCACTTTCAAGAAAGCAGATTTGCAGACCATGACCGAGCTGCGCTATGTGCCCGGCAGCAACAGCTTCAGCCTGCATGATGTGTTAACCAACCATGCCGACTATCCGCATGACTATCAAATTATCTACCACAGCAACTTCGGTAAGCCGATCCTCGAAGAGGGCGCGCGATTCCTGGCACCGATAGCCAGCATCAGTCCGTTCAATGATTATGCCAAAGCCGGTTTAAAAACGTGGCAAACCTATGCCGGTCCGACTAAAGATTTCGATGAAATGGTGTTTAATATGCAGCCGCTAGCGGACGAGAATCACCAGACGCTAGCTGCAGTGGTCAATAAAGCCGGAGATAAAGGGGCATCGATTCAGTTTGATACCCGCCAGCTGCCAGTGCTGACGCTGTGGAAAAATACCGATACCGAGAAACAGGGCTACGTCACCGGTATTGAGCCGGGCACCAGCTACGCCTATCCGGTAACCATTGAGCGTGAACAGAAACGCGTTAAGCAGCTTCAGCCTGGGGCCAGCACCCAATTTGACCTGACCTATACACTGCTGCACAGCAGCGAGCAGGTGGCCGACGTTGAGAAGAGAATTGCGGCGATTCAGGGCGACACCAAAGTGGCAGAAAACGAAACGCCGATCGCGAAGGAGTGA
- a CDS encoding iron-containing alcohol dehydrogenase: protein MTLSFSIPRSIIYGEDALEHLSTLSGKKAALVTGGSSMKRFGFLDKAIGELNKAGMECIVIDNVEPNPSIKTVWRGAKEMLAFEPDWIVAIGGGSALDAAKVMWCFYEHPELKFEDIIPVGSMPPLRNKARFVAIPSTSGSASEITAFSVITDTANHIKYPIVAADLVPDIAILDPTIPAKMPPHVTAHTGMDVMTHALEAYVSTAANSFTDPYAVEAIRLVFEHLETAYRSPDDLNARMHMHNASALAGIAFTNASLGLVHSMAHKIGGEFGITHGLANAIMLPYIIQYNAKFTKKYRQLEEALGINNLIEALNELNKRLGIPKTLSQCDEVEINEVTFVNVLDRMSGNAVDDPCTLTNPNYPSVQDVKGLYTKAFYGA from the coding sequence ATGACCCTTTCATTCTCAATTCCACGCAGTATTATTTATGGCGAAGATGCTTTAGAACATCTGTCGACGCTGAGCGGAAAAAAAGCCGCATTAGTCACCGGCGGAAGTTCAATGAAGCGATTTGGTTTTCTGGATAAAGCCATCGGCGAACTAAATAAAGCGGGTATGGAATGCATTGTTATCGATAATGTCGAGCCCAACCCGTCCATTAAAACCGTCTGGCGCGGCGCAAAAGAGATGCTGGCGTTCGAACCGGACTGGATTGTGGCGATTGGCGGCGGCTCCGCGCTGGATGCCGCCAAGGTGATGTGGTGTTTCTATGAGCACCCAGAGCTGAAGTTTGAAGACATTATCCCCGTCGGCTCCATGCCGCCGCTACGTAACAAAGCCCGGTTTGTAGCCATTCCCTCCACCAGCGGCAGCGCCTCTGAAATCACCGCATTCTCGGTGATTACCGATACGGCGAATCATATTAAATACCCCATTGTTGCCGCCGACCTGGTGCCGGATATCGCCATCCTCGACCCGACGATCCCTGCCAAAATGCCGCCGCACGTTACCGCTCATACCGGGATGGACGTCATGACCCATGCGCTCGAAGCTTATGTGTCCACTGCAGCCAACTCGTTTACCGATCCCTATGCCGTCGAGGCCATTCGTCTGGTGTTTGAGCATCTGGAAACCGCATACCGCTCACCTGATGATTTAAACGCGCGTATGCATATGCATAATGCCTCTGCGCTGGCGGGGATTGCCTTTACTAACGCATCATTAGGGTTAGTGCATTCGATGGCGCATAAAATAGGTGGTGAATTTGGTATTACCCATGGCCTGGCAAACGCCATTATGTTGCCTTATATCATCCAATATAATGCGAAGTTCACTAAAAAATATCGCCAGCTGGAAGAGGCCTTAGGAATAAATAATTTGATTGAGGCGCTCAATGAGCTGAATAAGCGTCTGGGCATTCCGAAAACGTTAAGTCAATGTGATGAAGTTGAGATCAATGAAGTCACCTTCGTTAATGTACTCGACAGAATGAGCGGTAATGCCGTTGACGATCCGTGCACGTTAACTAACCCTAATTATCCTTCAGTTCAGGATGTGAAGGGTTTATATACCAAAGCATTTTACGGCGCATGA
- the fbp gene encoding class 1 fructose-bisphosphatase produces the protein MKTLGEFIVEKQHEFSHATGELTSLLSAIKLGAKIIHRDINKAGLVDILGASGAENVQGEVQQKLDLFANEKLKAALKARDIVAGIASEEEDEIVVFEGCEHAKYVVLMDPLDGSSNIDVNVSVGTIFSIYRRVTPVGTPVTEEDFLQPGSKQVAAGYVVYGSSTMLVYTTGCGVHAFTYDPSLGVFCLSQERMRFPAKGNTYSINEGNYIKFPMGVKKYIKYCQEEDIGTQRPYTSRYIGSLVADFHRNLLKGGIYLYPSTASHPDGKLRLLYECNPMAFLAEQAGGKASDGKERILDIIPESLHQRRSFFVGNNHMVEDVENLIKEFPDA, from the coding sequence ATGAAAACGTTAGGTGAATTTATTGTCGAAAAGCAGCACGAGTTCTCTCACGCGACTGGCGAGCTGACTTCATTATTATCGGCAATAAAGTTAGGCGCCAAGATCATCCACCGCGATATCAACAAGGCCGGTCTGGTCGATATCCTGGGTGCCAGCGGTGCTGAAAACGTTCAGGGCGAGGTGCAGCAAAAACTCGACCTGTTTGCGAATGAAAAATTAAAAGCAGCACTGAAAGCACGCGATATTGTCGCCGGGATCGCCTCCGAAGAAGAAGATGAAATCGTCGTCTTTGAAGGGTGTGAACACGCTAAATACGTGGTACTGATGGACCCTCTGGATGGTTCCTCTAACATCGACGTTAACGTCTCCGTCGGAACGATTTTCTCTATCTACCGCCGCGTCACGCCGGTAGGTACGCCTGTTACCGAAGAAGATTTTCTGCAACCGGGCAGCAAACAGGTCGCTGCGGGCTATGTGGTTTACGGTTCATCGACCATGTTGGTCTATACCACCGGCTGCGGCGTTCACGCCTTCACCTATGACCCGTCTCTTGGCGTCTTCTGCCTGTCCCAGGAGCGCATGCGCTTCCCGGCAAAAGGCAACACCTACTCCATCAACGAAGGTAACTACATCAAGTTCCCGATGGGTGTGAAGAAGTACATTAAATATTGCCAGGAAGAAGATATCGGCACCCAGCGCCCGTACACCTCGCGCTATATCGGCTCTCTGGTGGCGGATTTCCACCGCAACCTGCTAAAAGGCGGCATCTATCTCTACCCAAGCACCGCCAGTCACCCGGACGGTAAGCTACGTCTGCTGTACGAATGCAACCCGATGGCGTTCCTTGCAGAACAGGCGGGCGGCAAGGCCAGCGACGGTAAAGAGCGCATTCTGGATATCATCCCGGAAAGCCTGCACCAACGCCGTTCCTTCTTCGTCGGCAACAACCATATGGTTGAAGACGTTGAGAACTTAATTAAAGAGTTCCCGGACGCGTAA
- the yjgA gene encoding ribosome biogenesis factor YjgA, with the protein MTKQPEDWLDDVPGDDVEDEDDEIIWVSKSEIKRDAEELKRLGAEMVELGKNALDKIPLDTDLRDAIELAQRIKKEGRRRQMQLIGKMLRNRDVDPIRQALDKLKNRHNQQVALFHKLEQIRDRLIDNGDDAVAEVLNLWPDADRQQLRSLIRNAKKEKEGNKPPKSARLIFQYLRELAESEG; encoded by the coding sequence GTCCCTGGTGATGACGTCGAAGATGAAGACGATGAAATTATCTGGGTCAGTAAAAGTGAAATTAAGCGCGACGCCGAAGAACTGAAGCGTCTTGGCGCGGAAATGGTAGAGCTTGGGAAAAACGCGCTGGATAAAATCCCGCTGGATACCGACCTGCGCGATGCCATTGAACTCGCCCAACGCATCAAGAAAGAAGGCCGCCGCCGCCAGATGCAGCTGATTGGTAAAATGCTGCGTAACCGCGATGTCGATCCGATTCGCCAGGCGCTGGACAAGCTGAAGAACCGCCACAACCAGCAGGTTGCGCTGTTCCACAAGCTCGAACAGATCCGCGATCGTCTGATTGATAATGGTGATGACGCCGTTGCTGAAGTGCTGAACCTGTGGCCGGACGCCGACCGTCAGCAGCTGCGTTCGCTTATTCGTAACGCCAAAAAAGAGAAAGAAGGCAATAAGCCGCCGAAATCCGCGCGTCTTATCTTCCAGTATCTGCGTGAACTGGCCGAGAGCGAAGGCTAA
- the adhE gene encoding bifunctional acetaldehyde-CoA/alcohol dehydrogenase, with the protein MSLTTSNDDLDALVARVRKAQQAYANFPQEKVDKIFRAAALAAADARIPLAKMAVAESGMGIVEDKVIKNHFASEYIYNAYKDEKTCGVLGEDDAFGTMTIAEPIGLICGIVPTTNPTSTAIFKSLISLKTRNGIVFSPHPRAKNATNRAAEIVLRAAVEAGAPPDIIGWIDEPTVDLSNRLMHHPDINLILATGGPGMVKAAYSSGKPAIGVGAGNTPVVIDETADVKRAVASILMSKTFDNGVICASEQSVVVVDTVYNAVRERFASHGGYLLQGKELKAVQGILLKNGALNAAIVGQSAVKIAEMAGISVPADTKILIGEVKVIDDSEPFAHEKLSPTLAMYRAKDFADAVEKAVKLVDMGGIGHTSCLYTDQDNQAARVMTFGEKMKTARILINTPTSHGGIGDLYNFSLAPSLTLGCGSWGGNSISENVGPKHLINKKTVAKRAENMLWHKLPKSIYFRRGSLPIALDEVITDGHKRALIVTDRFLFNNGYADQITSVLKAAGVETEVFFEVEADPTLTIVRKGAELANSFKPDVIIALGGGSPMDAAKIMWVMYEHPETHFEELALRFMDIRKRIYTFPKMGVKARMVAITTTSGTGSEVTPFAVVTDDTTGQKYPLADYALTPDMAIVDANLVMDMPKSLCAFGGLDAVTHAIEAYVSVLASEFSDGQALQALKLLKAYLPASYHEGSKNPVARERVHNAATIAGIAFANAFLGVCHSMAHKLGSQFHIPHGLANALMICNVIRYNANDNPTKQTAFSQYDRPQARRRYAEIADHLGLSAPGDRTAAKIEKLLAWLESIKAELGIPKSIREAGVQEGDFLAHVDKLSEDAFDDQCTGANPRYPLISELKQLLLDSYYGNKYEEKLPAAAAEKPSKAEAVAQK; encoded by the coding sequence ATGTCACTCACCACCAGTAATGATGACCTCGACGCGCTGGTCGCCCGGGTACGAAAGGCGCAGCAGGCGTATGCGAACTTTCCTCAGGAGAAAGTCGACAAAATATTCCGCGCTGCCGCTTTAGCCGCCGCTGATGCCCGCATTCCGCTGGCGAAAATGGCGGTCGCCGAGTCCGGCATGGGCATCGTGGAAGATAAAGTGATTAAAAACCACTTCGCGTCTGAATATATCTACAACGCCTATAAAGACGAAAAAACCTGCGGGGTTCTTGGCGAAGACGATGCCTTCGGCACCATGACCATCGCCGAGCCCATTGGGCTGATCTGCGGGATCGTCCCGACTACCAACCCAACTTCTACCGCTATTTTTAAATCGCTGATTAGCCTGAAAACCCGTAACGGCATCGTCTTCTCGCCGCATCCGCGGGCGAAAAACGCCACCAACCGGGCGGCAGAAATTGTGCTGCGCGCCGCAGTCGAGGCCGGTGCACCGCCTGACATCATTGGCTGGATTGATGAACCGACCGTGGATCTGTCCAACCGCCTGATGCACCACCCGGATATCAATCTGATCCTCGCCACCGGCGGACCGGGTATGGTGAAGGCCGCCTACAGCTCGGGTAAACCGGCCATTGGCGTCGGTGCAGGTAACACCCCGGTGGTCATTGATGAAACCGCTGATGTAAAACGCGCGGTGGCCTCCATTCTGATGTCCAAAACCTTCGATAACGGCGTGATCTGCGCCTCCGAACAGTCGGTGGTGGTGGTCGATACCGTCTATAACGCGGTGCGCGAGCGTTTCGCCAGCCACGGCGGCTATTTGTTACAGGGAAAAGAGCTGAAAGCGGTTCAGGGGATCCTGCTGAAAAACGGCGCGCTAAACGCGGCGATTGTCGGGCAGTCGGCGGTTAAAATTGCCGAAATGGCCGGGATCAGCGTGCCTGCCGATACCAAAATTCTGATTGGTGAAGTTAAAGTTATCGACGACAGCGAGCCTTTTGCTCATGAAAAGCTCTCCCCGACGCTGGCCATGTACCGGGCAAAAGATTTCGCCGACGCCGTAGAAAAAGCGGTGAAGCTGGTCGATATGGGCGGCATCGGCCACACCTCTTGCCTCTATACCGACCAGGATAACCAGGCCGCGCGGGTGATGACCTTTGGCGAAAAAATGAAAACCGCGCGCATCCTGATTAACACCCCGACCTCCCACGGCGGCATTGGCGATCTCTATAACTTTAGTCTCGCACCTTCCCTGACCCTGGGCTGCGGCTCCTGGGGCGGTAACTCTATCTCGGAAAACGTCGGGCCGAAGCATCTGATCAACAAGAAAACCGTGGCAAAGCGAGCTGAAAATATGCTGTGGCATAAACTTCCGAAATCCATCTATTTCCGCCGCGGCTCTCTGCCCATCGCGCTGGATGAAGTGATCACCGATGGCCATAAGCGCGCGCTGATCGTCACCGACCGCTTCCTGTTCAACAACGGTTACGCGGACCAGATCACCTCGGTGCTGAAAGCGGCGGGCGTCGAAACCGAAGTCTTCTTTGAAGTGGAAGCCGACCCGACGCTGACCATCGTGCGCAAAGGCGCAGAGCTGGCTAACTCCTTCAAGCCCGACGTCATCATCGCCCTGGGCGGCGGCTCGCCGATGGATGCGGCGAAAATCATGTGGGTGATGTACGAGCATCCGGAAACCCACTTTGAAGAGCTGGCACTGCGCTTTATGGATATCCGCAAGCGTATCTACACCTTCCCGAAAATGGGCGTCAAAGCCCGGATGGTGGCGATCACCACCACTTCCGGTACCGGCTCCGAAGTCACGCCGTTTGCGGTGGTGACCGACGATACCACCGGGCAGAAATATCCGCTGGCGGACTACGCCCTGACCCCGGATATGGCGATTGTCGATGCTAACCTGGTAATGGATATGCCGAAGTCCCTGTGCGCCTTCGGCGGCCTGGATGCGGTGACCCACGCTATCGAAGCCTATGTTTCCGTGCTGGCCTCCGAGTTCTCCGATGGCCAGGCGCTACAGGCGCTGAAGCTGCTGAAAGCGTACCTGCCGGCCTCTTACCATGAAGGCTCGAAAAACCCGGTGGCCCGCGAGCGCGTCCATAATGCGGCAACCATCGCCGGGATCGCCTTTGCTAACGCCTTCCTTGGGGTGTGCCACTCCATGGCGCACAAGCTGGGCTCGCAGTTCCACATTCCGCACGGTCTGGCGAATGCGCTGATGATCTGCAACGTCATCCGCTATAACGCCAACGACAACCCGACCAAGCAAACGGCTTTCAGCCAGTACGACCGTCCACAGGCCCGCCGTCGGTACGCAGAGATTGCCGATCATTTAGGCCTGAGCGCGCCGGGAGACCGCACCGCGGCGAAAATCGAGAAGCTGCTGGCGTGGCTGGAGAGCATCAAAGCCGAGCTGGGCATTCCGAAATCGATCCGCGAGGCGGGCGTGCAGGAAGGCGATTTCCTCGCCCACGTCGATAAGCTGTCCGAAGACGCCTTCGATGACCAGTGCACCGGCGCCAACCCACGCTATCCGCTGATTTCTGAATTGAAACAGCTGCTGTTAGACAGCTACTACGGAAATAAATACGAGGAAAAATTACCGGCCGCTGCCGCAGAAAAGCCCAGCAAAGCGGAGGCCGTCGCGCAGAAATAA